The Paraburkholderia hospita region TCGGCCCGTTAGCGGCGCTCGCGCGCGGCTACACGGTGATCTTCCGCGGTACGCCGCTCATCCTGCAACTCGTGTTCGCGTATGACGCGTTGCCACATATCGGGCTGAAGCTGAGCGCAATAGGCGCCGCCGGTCTCGCGCTCGCAGCAAACGAGGGACCGTTCATCGCCGAGATCCTGCGGGCTGGCGTGCTCGGCGTCGAACGCGGCCAACTGCTCGCAGGACAGGCGCTTGGCATGACGCCGTCCGTCCTGATGCGCCGCGTGATCGCACCGCAGGCAATCCGCGCAATCGTGCCGGCGCTTGGCAACGAATCGGTCAGCGCGTTGAAGAACTCATCGCTGGCCTCGGTGATCGCCGTCGATGAGCTGACGTTGCGCAGCACGCAGCTCGCGTCATCGACGTTCGACTTCTTCTCGATCTTCTTCGCATCCGGGCTGATGTACCTGATTTTGACAGGGGCGGTTGCCGTGATCCAGTTGATCGCGGAAGCCGCGCTCGATCTCGATCGTCCCGCGTCCGGGGGTTTCGCGCGGTTGTTGCCGTGGCGCCGTGCCGCCGTGACGGAGGAGGCAGCGCCAGGCGCGCGAGCGGCGCCTCGGCCCGAGCCGTTCACTGCCGACCCGCTTCGCGAGAGCGATCCGCCCACACGCAGACCGGCGTACAGCCGGGCAGATCATGCAAAGCGCTACGCGGAACTTGCTCGGCAGGGCGCAGCGGTGAAGGTGAGCGCCCTGCGCAAACAGTACGGCAAGCAGCCAGTGCTTGATGGATTCGACCTGACTGTTCGCTTCGGTGAAGTCGTCGTGGTGCTCGGGCCGAGCGGCTCAGGCAAGAGCACGCTGCTCCGTTGCATCAACCACCTCGAACACTGGGACGCGGGCGAAATTCGCATTGACGGAAGGCGCGTTGGCTTTCGCGCCGACGGCCGGCCAATGACGCAGCACGACATCGCGAACGAGCGCGCGAGCATCGGCGTCGGCATGGTGTTTCAGCAGTTCAATCTGTTCAGTCACCTGAGCGCGTGCGAGAACATCGCGGGGCCTTTGCGGTGGGTGCATGGCATGGGGCCCGCCGACGCGGAGCGCCGCGCACATGAGCTGCTTGAACGCGTCGGCCTCGGTCATCGCGCCCACGCATTGCCGCGCCATCTTTCTGGCGGGCAGCAACAGCGTGTTGCGATCGCCCGTGCGCTGGCTCCCAATCCCCGCGTACTGCTGCTCGATGAACCGACGTCCGCCCTCGACCCGGAGCTCGTCGGCGAGGTGTTAGACGTGATCCAGCGGCTCGCGATCGAAGACGGCCTGACCATGATCATCTCCACCCATCAATTGCGTTTCGCCGATCAGGTTGCCGATCGCGTCGTCTTTATGAGCGGCGGCATGGTCGTCGAAGAGGGACCTGCGCACGATGTGCTCACGCATCCGAGGCATCCTTTGACGAGTCGATTTCTGAGCGTGATGGGCGCTGACAGCGGGTTCGAAGTCGCGTCATGAGCGTAGCGTGCGCTAGCCCGCCGCGACGGTGACGTCGTGTTGTGTAGCGTATCGTCGCAAGCATGAACCACGTGATCAATCAATGGCGCGCAACGCGGTAGCGGTTGCGCAAGTTATCGGCTGGCCGGTTGCGTCAACCAGTTCAGGCAATTGCGCCATAGCCGCTCGTAGCCCGGCCATGCCGAAAACTCGGGCGGGAGCCAGTGCACCGACATGTCGCTAGTCCATGCGAGCGTGCGGCCCGCGCCGAAGTGTCCGGCGACAAGCAGCGGATGCCCGGTGCCGGGTACTGTCGCGATCAGTTGCGCATCGGGCTTCAATTCGACTTCGTTATAGCCGAGCAGATGAGGCCAGTCTGTGCCCAGACCTTCGACTACCGGATGCGCGGCGGCCACATGCGGCGTGAAACCTTCAGGCACCTCTACGCGATCGTCGTATGGCAGGCAGCGCACCGGAAGCACGTCTTCCACGGGCGTATTGCGAAAGCGGGCGCTACCGTTGATGCCCTGAAAACTCAGATACCCGCCGATCATCATCAGCCCGCCGCCGCCGCTGACGTAATCGCGCAAGAGCTTGAGCCGGTTCGGCGTGCGTACGCTTCTGATCCAGGTGTCGGGGTGCAGCAGCAAGGTATTT contains the following coding sequences:
- a CDS encoding amino acid ABC transporter permease/ATP-binding protein, whose amino-acid sequence is MELFLHYLGMPYLLRGIGFTIAVTALGLAGGVVVGLVLVAMQLSRVGPLAALARGYTVIFRGTPLILQLVFAYDALPHIGLKLSAIGAAGLALAANEGPFIAEILRAGVLGVERGQLLAGQALGMTPSVLMRRVIAPQAIRAIVPALGNESVSALKNSSLASVIAVDELTLRSTQLASSTFDFFSIFFASGLMYLILTGAVAVIQLIAEAALDLDRPASGGFARLLPWRRAAVTEEAAPGARAAPRPEPFTADPLRESDPPTRRPAYSRADHAKRYAELARQGAAVKVSALRKQYGKQPVLDGFDLTVRFGEVVVVLGPSGSGKSTLLRCINHLEHWDAGEIRIDGRRVGFRADGRPMTQHDIANERASIGVGMVFQQFNLFSHLSACENIAGPLRWVHGMGPADAERRAHELLERVGLGHRAHALPRHLSGGQQQRVAIARALAPNPRVLLLDEPTSALDPELVGEVLDVIQRLAIEDGLTMIISTHQLRFADQVADRVVFMSGGMVVEEGPAHDVLTHPRHPLTSRFLSVMGADSGFEVAS
- a CDS encoding glutamine amidotransferase, giving the protein MKKKVLLAGESWTSTATHAKGFDQFASITHHSGADAFLKLFEHGDYAVTHMPSHEAQTHFPATLIDLNAWDAIILSDIGANTLLLHPDTWIRSVRTPNRLKLLRDYVSGGGGLMMIGGYLSFQGINGSARFRNTPVEDVLPVRCLPYDDRVEVPEGFTPHVAAAHPVVEGLGTDWPHLLGYNEVELKPDAQLIATVPGTGHPLLVAGHFGAGRTLAWTSDMSVHWLPPEFSAWPGYERLWRNCLNWLTQPASR